Proteins encoded by one window of Nicotiana tabacum cultivar K326 chromosome 10, ASM71507v2, whole genome shotgun sequence:
- the LOC142165287 gene encoding uncharacterized protein LOC142165287 — protein sequence MSKIEEIDTHVKSYLYDIGYHRWSLVHATVNRTWTMASNIVESLNAGTFTYLGKKYNKELEDNRTLLQKMRVRASTYHIHTVIDSVKRFIICLQNKRCSCRQFQFDKHPYAHALAALRQRNESYENYCSPYYTRERLLQTYEIPVDLLPDKNKWNVPQYNATYWEKIAERPKKQRYKSYDELSAKKYKVSCGNYGLEGHNKRSCKNAPKKK from the exons atgtcaaagattgaagagatTGACACGCATGTTAAATCATACCTATATGATATTGGCTATCATAGATGGTCTCTGGTACATGCTACGGTGAATAGAACGTGGACGATGGCATCAAATATTGTAGAGTCATTGAATGCG GGTACGTTTACATACCTtggaaaaaaatataacaaagagtTGGAGGACAACAGGACATTATTGCAGAAGATGAGA GTGAGGGCTTCCACATATCACATCCATACTGTGATAGATAGTGTGAAGCGATTCATTATTTGCCTTCAAAACAAGAGATGTAGTTGTAGACAATTTCAGTTTGATAAACATCCTTATGCACATGCTTTGGCGGCTTTGAGGCAGAGGAACGAGTCTTATGAAAACTATTGTTCTCCTTATTACACGAGGGAGAGACTTTTGCAGACTTATGAAATACCAGTAGACCTGCTGCCTGATAAAAATAAATGGAATGTGCCACAATATAATGCCACCTACTGGGAAAAGATAGCAGAGAGACCTAAAAAACAAAGATACAAATCATATGATGAATTAAGTGCAAAAAAGTACAAGGTTTCATGTGGCAACTACGGACtagaagggcataacaaaagatcttgtaagAATGctcccaaaaagaaataa